One stretch of Acropora muricata isolate sample 2 chromosome 12, ASM3666990v1, whole genome shotgun sequence DNA includes these proteins:
- the LOC136894035 gene encoding beta-galactosidase-like, with the protein MASGAAGWSFAVFIFLLGIHFSFPRSFTIDYKNDVFLKDGEPFRYISGSFHYFRVPKPYWEDRMKKMKSAGLNALQTYVAWNLHEPKEGVYNFNGNNDVESFIRMAQSAGLLVIVRAGPYICAEWDLGGLPPWLLKNYTTAKFRSSTDKDYLAAVDRWMSVLLPKLKPLLYANGGPIIAVQVENEYGSYFTCDHQYMSHLQALFEKYLGQDVILSTVDGYSDKMLECGSLPSLFTTVDFGPGIDPAKAFAVLRKYQPNGPLVNSEFYPGWLDHWGGKHQTRGAADVAKYLDMILALNASVNMYMFEGGTNFGFMNGANGNSDYRIYEPQPTSYDYDAPLTEAGDPSTKYFVLMETIAKYAPVPAGPVPPASQKFAYGKVMMKKSFSFFDVLANLSVSGPVVSNGTLTMEQLGQNYGFLLYRTKIPGSVQGSTANISIPGLRDRGVVFVNQVRQATLIRVSGRTKASITVSQGGTLDILVENMGRINYGPHLQDPKGILGNVTLGDVELMNWKMYPLDFDPVVAAAQPMYMYNNVDEYEADTQIPSFYSGVIPPAPDGIPRDTFLKLPGWFKGQAYVNGFNIGRYWPVLGPQIAMYVPATALSRAGYNMNSKLVLFEVDNAPCQSTEKCYVEFLDRPLINGAVHPMKGEVEMFQDWTAKYADDDVLGKSGLNLNIEE; encoded by the exons ATGGCTTCTGGTGCGGCTGGCTGGAGTTTCGctgtctttatttttcttttaggtaTTCACTTCTCTTTCCCTCGCTCATTTACAATAGACTACAAGAATGATGTCTTTCTTAAGGATGGCGAACCGTTTCGTTACATTTCTGGAAGTTTTCATTACTTTCGTGTTCCAAAGCCCTATTGGGAAGACAggatgaagaaaatgaaaagcgCTGGGCTCAATGCATTACAAAC GTATGTTGCTTGGAATCTCCATGAGCCCAAGGAAGGTGTTTATAATTTCAATGGTAATAATGATGTGGAGAGTTTTATTCGCATGGCACAGTCTGCTGGTCTTCTGGTGATAGTCAGGGCAG GTCCATACATTTGTGCTGAGTGGGATTTG GGTGGCCTTCCTCCTTGGTTATTGAAAAACTACACAACAGCAAAGTTCAGGTCATCAACTGATAAAG ACTATCTTGCTGCTGTAGATCGCTGGATGAGTGTACTCCTTCCAAAACTTAAACCACTTCTGTATGCAAATGGTGGACCAATCATAGCTGTGCAG GTGGAGAATGAATATGGAAGTTATTTCACATGTGACCATCAGTACATGTCTCACTTGCAAGCATTATTTGAGAAGTATCTGGGTCAAGATGTCATACTGTCCACGGTTGACGGTTACAGCGATAAAATGCTGGAATGTGGATCACTTCCTTCTCTCTTTACTACGGTTGACTTCGGACCAG GTATTGATCCTGCAAAGGCTTTTGCTGTATTGCGTAAATATCAACCTAATGGTCCCCTAGTTAACTCAGAGTTTTACCCAGGCTGGTTGGATCACTGGGGCGGCAAGCATCAGACGAGGGGAGCTGCGGATGTAGCAAAATACCTTGACATGATTCTTGCGCTGAATGCATCAGTTAATATGTACATGTTTGAAGGTGGAACTAATTTTGGTTTCATGAATG GAGCTAATGGCAATTCAGATTATAGAATTTATGAACCACAGCCTACCAGCTATGATTATGATGCCCCCCTAACAGAAGCAGGAGACCCAAGCACTAAGTACTTTGTTCTCATGGAAACCATTGCTAAGTATGCCCCAGTGCCTGCAGGCCCTGTGCCACCTGCTTCACAGAAGTTTGCCTATGGGAAAGTTATGATGAAGAAG AGCTTCTCCTTTTTTGACGTGCTGGCGAATCTTAGCGTATCAGGACCCGTTGTGTCAAATGGTACACTCACCATGGAGCAACTTGGACAAAACTATGGGTTCCTCCTGTACCGCACGAAAATTCCTGGTTCTGTTCAAGGCTCAACAGCAAATATCAGCATTCCAGGGCTGCGAGACAGAGGAGTCGTATTCGTTAATCag GTTCGTCAAGCCACATTGATTCGTGTATCTGGCAGAACAAAAGCGAGTATTACAGTATCTCAAGGAGGGACTTTGGATATTTTGGTTGAAAACATGGGGCGAATTAACTATGGGCCTCATTTGCAAGACCCCAAAGGGATCTTGGGAAATGTGACCCTAGGTGATGTTGAGCTGATGAACTGGAAGATGTACCCTCTGGACTTTGATCCTGTGGTGGCAGCTGCCCAGCCGATGTACATGTATAACAATGTGGATGAATATGAAGCAGATACTCAAATTCCTTCATTTTACTCTGGTGTTATTCCTCCTGCACCCGATGGAATACCAAGAGACACGTTTCTGAAGCTGCCTGGCTGGTTTAAG GGCCAAGCCTATGTCAATGGATTCAACATAGGCCGTTACTGGCCGGTACTGGGACCACAAATCGCAATGTATGTTCCTGCAACTGCCCTCAGCCGAGCTGGTTATAATATGAATAGCAAGTTGGTTTTGTTTGAGGTTGACAATGCCCCATGCCAAAGCACTGAGAAATGTTATGTTGAATTCTTGGACAGACCATTGATAAACGGAGCCGTACATCCGATGAAAGGAGAAGTGGAAATGTTCCAGGACTGGACTGCGAAATACGCTGATGATGACGTTCTCGGAAAGTCCGGACTGAATTTGAACATTGAAGAATAA